In the Malus domestica chromosome 16, GDT2T_hap1 genome, one interval contains:
- the LOC103425599 gene encoding uncharacterized protein, which produces MGEMESEFCCSHADQVISSSLHNRYNNTNTNPMSASSSSSSPFLPVSSPPRSSSPALVGGGGVGYIEHVVSKFDTLVGVAIKYGVEVADIKKINGLVTDRQMFGLRVLQIPLPGRHPPSPCLSDGSKTPGHSSSNQTPPRSIQCDLFNSFGSHRVTCTKKPSLAMNSLQSYYGLKPRNQNSITEGFEMAVYKNGGAHYLEDGPFLGASTASDQPLSQPRKSRSLVKLDENSELSDSMPADGDSDPLRIRRRQKSEADFSRTPEKLLGDNSGNAGFSAITGKCLALRPTAANRTALGNDVEAGGLNPIPVGLGDSLIADELSGVRKSSSTSNLQDHESSGSASIWSTSKWSLKPDLQAFSTAVIAKPIFDGLPKPMTGRRKTALD; this is translated from the exons ATGGGGGAGATGGAAAGCGAGTTTTGTTGTAGTCATGCAGATCAGGTGATTTCGTCCTCCTTGCATAACCGATACAATAACACCAACACCAATCCAATGtcggcttcttcttcttcgtcttccccTTTTCTCCCGGTTTCGTCGCCGCCACGATCTTCCTCTCCCGCTTTGGTCGGTGGCGGAGGAGTAGGGTACATAGAACATGTCGTTTCCAAATTCGACACGCTTGTTGGCGTCGCCATCAAATACGGCGTTGAG GTGGCCGACATCAAAAAGATTAACGGCCTTGTTACAGATCGCCAAATGTTTGGCCTCCGGGTTCTTCAGATTCCACTACCTGGGAGGCATCCTCCATCCCCTTGTTTATCAGACGGTTCCAAGACACCAGG CCACAGTAGTTCCAACCAGACCCCACCTCGCAGCATACAATGTGATCTGTTTAACTCTTTTGGGTCCCATAGAGTTACTTGTACGAAGAAACCCTCCTTGGCTATGAACTCATTACAAAGTTATTACGGGCTGAAACCAAGAAATCAGAACTCTATAACTGAAGGTTTTGAAATGGCAGTCTACAAAAATGGAGGTGCCCATTATTTAGAAGATGGGCCATTCCTTGGAGCCTCAACAGCTTCTGACCAACCTTTGAGCCAACCTCGAAAGTCAAGAAGCCTAGTTAAATTGGATGAGAATAGTGAACTTTCTGATTCCATGCCTGCTGACGGTGACTCTGATCCATTGCGAATTAGAAGGCGTCAGAAATCTGAAGCAGACTTTTCTCGCACCCCTGAGAAGCTTTTGGGAGATAACAGCGGCAATGCCGGGTTTTCAGCAATTACAGGAAAGTGCTTGGCCCTTAGACCCACAGCAGCTAATAGAACTGCTTTAGGAAATGATGTTGAAGCTGGTGGCTTGAATCCTATACCAGTAGGTCTGGGTGATTCGCTTATAGCAGATGAATTATCTGGAGTGAGGAAGTCGTCGAGCACATCAAATTTGCAGGATCACGAGAGTAGCGGTTCTGCATCCATCTGGTCAACATCTAAGTGGAGTTTGAAGCCAGATTTACAAGCCTTTTCAACTGCAGTCATTGCGAAACCAATATTTGATGGTTTGCCTAAGCCAATGACAGGTCGAAGAAAAACTGCACTTGATTAA